In the genome of Hyalangium minutum, the window TGCCCCCACCGCTCCCAGTGCAGCCTCCCGTGAACGTCCCTGCTGTATCCGCGCCTGCACCTCCACAAGCGGCAGCCCCCCTCCTCGCCGCTCCTGCCACCCCCCAGAAGGAAGGATCCACAGTGAAGAGCAAGCCGCCGGATGCACTCAAGCCAACACGCAACGTACGCGGCCAGTCGTCGGCCCCCGCCGCGACAGACCCGACATTCCCAGCGTGGTGTCGAGCCGTGACGCTGACAGCGGCGATGGCTGCTGGATGTACGGGGGCTCAACTCAGGCCGGAGCCTTTCGAGTGCCCGCCGGGAGCACAGGAAGCCATGGAGAAGGAACTCGGCTGGCGCATGGGGGAGACATTCAGCCTCAAACTGGATGACAGAGGGCCGAATAAGGGCGTCCACGCCTACCGCCCTGGGCCCGTTGTCGGCGTCGTAACGAACCGGGTGGTGAACAACGAGAATCAAATGCGCAAGGCGCCCCCGAGTACCCGTTTCTTCGGCAAGGTGTACGTGGTGCCTGGGAAGACACCTAGCGGCAAACCCGGCGAGATCATCGCCGTGTATGACCGGGTGAAACTGCCCAATCGAGAAGAACTGCCCGTCTGTTTCGTCTCGGGTGGCGACGGCACGTTTGCGCCCATTGAGGAGTTCAAAGGCGACACAGCGCTTGCCCCAAGCGTGACGACAGGAATGGTCGTGGACCGCTGGCCGGAGCGTTTAGATCCGGGTTGGTACCCGTAAGCGGCTGCTGCAAACCTGAGTGAGAAATCCCCACCCACCAAGCGCCCTGGTTCTGAGAGGAACGGCCGATGCACGTGCCGGAGTTGGGGCCGCAGCACTCCACGATGATGCGACAGCCACGTCCATCAACTCCATCCAACCGACAACAAATTCTGGAGTGTCGAGCCCTACGTAGAGAACCAGCCCCAGGAGCGCCACCGCCACCTTCGCGGGAGCCAGGGGGTTGAACGGCTTCACGATCTCTTGTGAAAGGGGGCAGTTCGAGTACTGCTTGGTTAGGCTAGGAGTACGCTGCTGAGCCGAGACGGATGTGCTGACGTTTGAACCCCAAGAAAGGAACAAGTCCTGACGGAACAACGAACCAGCAGCCACAAGCCTTTCAGTCTTCAGAGCCAAGTGAGTCAATGAACTCGGCAATATTGGTCTCCAAGAAACATCTTAAGGCCTGAGCACTGGAGTACGCAGCATAAGATTGAAAATCATCGCTCTTTTTCGAGTCAGCCAAATCGCTAACTGACTTCATCGCAAACATTAGGGGGCGCGGCTCAGATACTTCTCTCGCGGCGGCGTAGAGGCCATAAATTTCCATCTCAATTCCGGCGATCTTCCGATGTTGATGCTCCTGTATTTCGAGGACAGTCGTTCCGTCTGCGAGCACCACAGAGCCAGACGCAACTGGCCCCACAATCCCCTTCAGAGAAGTTGGTGGCTTGGGACCACGCCAGCCTGAGGCAATCTGACTCCAAACGCTCGCATTATCTATGAGTTGTTCAAATCGAGAAACAACTAAGGGTTCCACATCAAGATGATGAGGATCGCTAAGGAAGCCGATGTCTGTCTTTCCCTTGCCTTTCACTCTCTTGCCGCTTTGCCACTCCCAGACGGGAGTAGCAAGAATGACATCACCAACATTAGATCGACTGGCCAACCCTGCGCAGATGCCGGTCATTACCAACACACGAGGCCGGAAAGCTTCAATGTACTTCATCGCATGCAATGTAGTTGCAACGAGCCCCATTCTCGGCGCAGCAGAG includes:
- a CDS encoding response regulator, producing the protein MGLSVLVVDDEQMKLERFVKILVAAGVQRDNITIAQNSYDARDKLRRNQYSLMILDLALPNRPEERPSDTGGLDLIDEIHERDGFYRPMHIVVVTAREDLSRLHEARLANRLINLLYFDHSSERWQNQLKMLISDLFRIKQSRSPVRYNKDVCVLTALREPELRAVRDLPWGFDSARLLDHSSFYYEGSFAMGGQNFSVVASAAPRMGLVATTLHAMKYIEAFRPRVLVMTGICAGLASRSNVGDVILATPVWEWQSGKRVKGKGKTDIGFLSDPHHLDVEPLVVSRFEQLIDNASVWSQIASGWRGPKPPTSLKGIVGPVASGSVVLADGTTVLEIQEHQHRKIAGIEMEIYGLYAAAREVSEPRPLMFAMKSVSDLADSKKSDDFQSYAAYSSAQALRCFLETNIAEFIDSLGSED